A part of bacterium genomic DNA contains:
- the atpF gene encoding F0F1 ATP synthase subunit B, whose amino-acid sequence MNVDIIQIITHLIGFLIVLWILKKYAWKPFLDTLEARRAQIQSDFDAAAAKRREAEEAAAQYAAHLKDIESEKRARIQEGVAEGRKIAEEIREEARNEARKILDKAREDVQRDIAKAQVELKDKIVSLTLAATERVVRQSLDAEGHRRLVANFIDELERANPGRNN is encoded by the coding sequence ATGAACGTCGATATCATTCAGATCATTACCCACCTCATCGGGTTTCTGATCGTCCTGTGGATCCTGAAGAAGTACGCGTGGAAGCCCTTCCTCGACACGCTGGAGGCGCGGCGCGCGCAGATCCAAAGCGACTTCGACGCCGCCGCCGCCAAACGGCGTGAGGCGGAGGAGGCCGCGGCCCAGTACGCCGCCCACCTGAAGGATATCGAGAGCGAAAAGCGCGCCCGCATTCAGGAGGGCGTCGCCGAAGGACGCAAGATCGCCGAGGAAATCCGTGAGGAGGCCCGCAACGAGGCCAGGAAGATCCTCGACAAGGCGCGTGAGGACGTGCAGCGCGACATCGCCAAGGCCCAGGTCGAACTGAAGGACAAGATCGTCAGTCTCACCCTGGCCGCCACCGAGCGGGTCGTGCGCCAATCCCTCGACGCCGAGGGCCACCGCCGTCTGGTGGCGAATTTCATCGACGAGCTCGAACGGGCCAACCCGGGACGGAACA
- the atpE gene encoding ATP synthase F0 subunit C, producing MTFQTALSFALPFGLAVAALGSALGLGKAVAAAMDAMGRQPEAAGKIQTGMIIGCALIEALTIYALVAFFILQGRIA from the coding sequence ATGACTTTCCAAACCGCATTGTCCTTCGCGCTGCCGTTCGGCCTGGCCGTGGCGGCGCTGGGTTCGGCGCTGGGCCTGGGCAAGGCCGTGGCCGCCGCGATGGACGCCATGGGCCGTCAGCCCGAAGCCGCCGGCAAGATCCAGACCGGCATGATCATCGGTTGCGCGCTGATCGAGGCGCTGACCATCTACGCGCTGGTGGCGTTCTTCATTCTTCAGGGACGCATCGCGTAA